One segment of Solanum lycopersicum chromosome 1, SLM_r2.1 DNA contains the following:
- the LOC101244105 gene encoding leucine-rich repeat (LRR) family protein precursor: MARHGHLPSVFLLIFSLCLIRSVHVHSKTLKRDVKALNEIKASLGWRVVYAWVGDDPCGDGDLPPWSGVTCSTQGDYRVVTELEVYAVSIVGPFPTAVTNLLDLTRLDLHNNKLTGPLPSQIGRLKRLKILNVRWNKLQDVIPPEIGELKQLTHLYLSFNNFKGEIPKELANLPELRYLHLHENHFIGRIPPELGSLQYLRHLDVGNNRLVGTIRELIRIEGCFPVLRNLYLNNNYLTGGIPAQLANLTNLEILYLSYNKMTGVIPYSIAHIPKLTYLYLDHNQFSGRIPDAFYKHPFLKEMYIDENTFRPGVKPIGLHKVLELSDADFLV; this comes from the exons TGAAAGCTCTGAATGAAATTAAGGCATCTCTTGGATGGAGAGTGGTGTATGCATGGGTTGGAGATGATCCTTGTGGAGATGGTGATTTACCTCCATGGTCTGGTGTTACATGTTCAACGCAGGGTGATTATAGAGTAGTTACTGAATT GGAAGTTTATGCTGTTTCAATTGTTGGCCCATTTCCTACTGCTGTCACTAATTTATTAGATCTTACTAGACT GGATCTGCATAATAACAAGCTGACCGGCCCTCTTCCTTCTCAAATTGGGCGTTTGAAGCGtcttaaaatatt AAACGTAAGGTGGAATAAGCTGCAAGATGTCATTCCACCTGAAATAGGTGAACTAAAGCAGCTAACACATCT CTACCtaagttttaataatttcaaaGGCGAAATACCTAAGGAGCTTGCTAATCTTCCTGAGCTTCGTTATCTCCATCTGCATGAAAATCATTTTATTGGAAGAATTCCACCTGAGCTGGGTTCCTTACAGTATCTTCGACACCT GGATGTTGGTAACAATCGTTTGGTTGGAACTATAAGAGAACTCATACGTATTGAAGGATGTTTTCCAGTTCTCCGCAACCT ATACTTGAACAATAATTATCTTACTGGAGGCATTCCAGCGCAACTTGCTAATCTGACGAACTTGGAGATCTT GTATCTATCCTACAACAAGATGACAGGAGTTATACCATATAGCATTGCTCATATTCCTAAGTTAACTTACTT GTATCTCGATCACAATCAATTTTCTGGGAGGATTCCAGATGCCTTCTACAAACACCCTTTCTTGAAGGAAAT GTACATTGACGAGAACACATTCCGGCCTGGTGTAAAACCAATCGGCCTGCATAAAGTGCTAGAACTTTCAGACGCAGATTTCCTTGTTTAG